A genomic segment from Sparus aurata chromosome 20, fSpaAur1.1, whole genome shotgun sequence encodes:
- the prr35 gene encoding proline-rich protein 35, which yields MSKDDACKVTSANGSKHKERKPKKPHYIPRPWGKPYNYKCFQCPFTCMEKSHLYNHMKYSLCKNSLSLLIESDWPYKKGNILHPEQLRPFQQAHGLQAAGKDQLEQVMGTEERQRTQRAMEEEGEDRESQGVEDEEEGGRGEGVEVTRESLSNSRGDAAEIPAKKPKQPESELLMADMLSLEDQLLRARSVEVEAQLKHYKLSKTCLTAPGLLSEQWRLLSSSHTKAKAEGAQSRVSGSIPCYPPPPNLVDYQDPTGLNLSMLGVGYPISPSLFSYMNSAIPTAATGVAAQTHAQLAQLPFLASAAQLMHPASSTITDRALIPPRLYYPFLCEHTFGPASSQSDAGKVLKTSPNSLEASSLSGFQPKVNLWKVPALRPGTTAVSPAGWVSPQRDSPDQGYRLGEKLQSTAREGKASWGLKRTGAPLGNHDTPTEKKPAMGFTLDLLKNIQTASTLNMAADKLLFHGSLQDAQLQSRPTELWYNDPLSSPTSETSSLPSSGGANSQESSAARTTGEGASESVATLLSDLSKALQEYQEAEHKITHLEKEDLPAQRHLWEHLSKIRRELSHIHLALERTARQSEGPLDLSVKRGSSDSVGDHGTGEDGGFKDNTTETEEEEEEMEDKKEEEENERKAIKASLESRKQSLDMLIKMSQASVVNAEVLSPGGLGMRPSSAEALWPSRTTKCEADSSVLLCPDGRSVVFTDIPSSVKTPKRPPSIQRLEAQCPLSPLTATDN from the exons GAACTCCCTCTCCCTGCTCATAGAGTCGGACTGGCCGTATAAAAAGGGCAACATCCTGCACCCGGAGCAGCTGCGACCCTTTCAGCAGGCGCACGGCCTTCAAGCTGCCGGGAAAGATCAGCTAGAGCAGGTGATGGGGAccgaggagagacagaggacgCAAAGAGCgatggaggaggaaggggaggacaGGGAAAGCCAGGGAGtggaagatgaggaagaaggaggaagaggagagggagtaGAGGTCACGAGGGAGAGCTTGAGtaacagcagaggagacgcCGCAGAGATCCCTGCCAAGAAACCCAAACAGCCAGAGTCGGAGCTTCTCATGGCTGACATGCTCTCCCTGGAAGATCAGCTTCTACGAGCGCGATCAGTCGAGGTAGAGGCCCAGCTCAAACACTATAAGCTGTCCAAGACGTGTCTAACAGCACCCGGCCTGCTGTCGGAGCAGTGGCGGCTCTTGTCATCGAGCCACACTAAGGCCAAAGCTGAAGGTGCTCAGTCCAGAGTGAGCGGTTCAATCCCCTGTTACCCTCCTCCACCGAACCTGGTGGATTACCAGGATCCCACTGGACTCAACCTGTCAATGCTCGGGGTTGGCTACCCCATCAGCCCCAGCCTCTTCTCCTACATGAACTCTGCCATTCCCACTGCTGCAACAGGTGTCGCCGCCCAGACCCACGCACAGCTCGCCCAGCTCCCCTTCCTGGCGTCGGCTGCTCAGCTGATGCACCCGGCCTCCAGCACCATCACGGACAGAGCTCTTATCCCCCCTCGTCTCTACTACCCCTTCCTGTGTGAGCACACATTCGGACCAGCCTCCAGTCAGAGTGACGCTGGTAAAGTGCTCAAGACGTCCCCGAACAGTCTGGAAGCGAGCTCCCTGTCTGGCTTCCAGCCAAAAGTGAATCTGTGGAAAGTGCCTGCTCTGCGGCCTGGGACCACCGCAGTCTCCCCTGCTGGCTGGGTGTCACCTCAAAGAGATTCCCCCGATCAGGGCTACCGGCTGGGGGAGAAACTTCAGAGTACAGCCAGGGAAGGTAAAGCGAGCTGGGGCCTCAAGAGGACAGGGGCCCCACTGGGGAACCATGACACTCCTACGGAGAAGAAGCCAGCCATGGGTTTCACTTTGGACctcctgaaaaacattcagacCGCATCGACTCTTAATATGGCAGCGGACAAACTTCTCTTCCATGGCAG TTTACAGGATGCTCAGCTTCAGTCCCGGCCCACTGAACTCTGGTACAATGATCCCCTCAGCAGTCCCACCAGTGAAACATCTTCTCTACCTTCCTCTGGAGGAGCCAATTCCCAGGAATCCTCTGCAGCCCGGACAACAGGGGAGGGAGCCTCAGAGTCAGTGGCTACCCTCCTCAGTGACCTCTCCAAGGCTTTGCAGGAATACCAGGAGGCTGAGCACAAGATCACCCACCTGGAGAAGGAGGACCTTCCCGCCCAGCGCCACCTTTGGGAACACCTCAGCAAAATCCGCAGGGAGCTCTCCCACATCCACCTGGCGTTAGAGCGAACGGCCCGACAGAGCGAAGGGCCTCTTGACCTGTCAGTGAAGAGGGGCTCGTCAGATTCGGTCGGTGACCACGGCACGGGGGAGGACGGCGGCTTTAAAGACAACacgacagagacagaggaggaggaggaggaaatggaggataaaaaggaggaggaggagaacgagaGGAAGGCGATAAAGGCTTCTTTGGAGAGTCGGAAGCAGTCGTTGGACATGCTGATCAAGATGAGTCAGGCGTCGGTGGTGAACGCGGAGGTGCTCTCTCCTGGTGGTCTTGGCATGAGGCCCAGCTCTGCTGAGGCCCTGTGGCCGAGCAGGACCACCAAGTGTGAGGCGGACTCCAGCGTCCTGCTGTGCCCTGACGGCCGATCTGTGGTGTTCACCGACATCCCATCCTCAGTCAAAACCCCAAAGAGACCCCCATCTATACAGCGACTAGAAGCCCAGTGTCCTTTGAGCCCTCTGACTGCCACTGACAATTAA